In Anomaloglossus baeobatrachus isolate aAnoBae1 chromosome 10, aAnoBae1.hap1, whole genome shotgun sequence, the genomic window TGCAGGTACACTTGGGGCTGTATATCCCGTATGTGGGTGGCGAACTGAACTGTCCAATCGTTGACTTCCATTATCCGAGCGTCTGATTTGCTTGAGGAACCAGTACTGGACCATCGTAGCGTTCACTCACTTGCATTTCTAATATACTTTGCCTTCGGACCAGCCCTTTCTCTTGTGACAACTCCTTCCTGGGATCTGGCTCAGTAGCGCCCCTTTGGCTGGTTTAGTAGTTATGATAAACCGTTTTTGAGGAGCAGCACTAGCTATAAGCGAGGTCCATCAGCTCAGATTGGGCAGCTGCAAGTACAATCATCtacagcagaggttcccaactccagtcctcaaggcacaccaacagtgcaggttttcaggatctccttagttttgcacaggtggtaatttaatcacctgcactggCGATGATTCCaacccctgtgcaatactaaggcaatcctgaaaacctgcactgttggtgtgccttgaggactggagttgggaacctctgatctACAGCACCATATTTGCCCGACCCGTGCTCAATTTTTAGGATGCTTGcagcagaattctggcataaaacacCTGAAGTAGCAGTATTTTTGCTTAACTTGGCAGCAGATATTGGGGCATTGTGCTTGAGATGAGCCGCCGCACCTCAGTGGCACGCCGCACCTCAGTGGCACGCCGCACCTCAGTGGCACGCCGCACCTCAGTGGCACGCCGCACCTCAGTGGCACGCCGCACCTCAGTGGCACGCCGCACCTCAGTGGCACGCCGCACCTCAGTGGCACGCCGCACCTCAGTGGCACGCCGCACTGCTGCCCCGACCGGAGGAACATTCCTGCCTGAGCCGCCCATCCTTCATTCAGTGGTGTGGGCCTCCTGCTGCAATGGTCCCGTGCATTAACGTTTTATTTTTTTATGGGGGTAATTCTAATTTTACCTATTCATTAGTCCCCTATGAACCTTTGCTGCAGCCTGCACACCCAGTTGGCAGAGGTTTGGACTTTCggattgtttggttttcttgcttcttcccacctcatggtgacGGCAGACAGTCCCATGTAACCAGGCCAGTGTCGGGGACTGCTCATTCATTAGATGCTGCCTCCACACCATTTCAGGTTCCAGCCTCTCCAAGGACAAGGCTGTAGGAATCCACATGGTGAGCACTGGTTGTACTAGGATTAGCCGACGTCAGAAGCGCGAGGTGCCGCTCTGAGAATCACAGATGTCTGGATCTCCGGACGCTCCCGTCCTCACACAGCAGCCGGTGTCACACGTTAGCACATACATATTTTATTGTGAATTGTATACACAGGGGCCCCCCTAGGCGTCCTGCAGCTGCCCCGAATTCAGCAGGACCTTCTCTCCGGGTTTAAACGCTGGCATTCCAAGGTACGGGCAGCTGGCACAGCGAAACGCGTCCCCCAGGTAACACTGAAAGACAAAGCAGGCACATGAAATCTCACACTGGCCAATACTGCCGCTCTCCACCCAAAACCGGGCACACAGGCTGCTTCCTGCGGCAACCAGTAACCGGAGAGAACCCTTTCACACAGATTTTTTTGTCCCATGTGATTGTACACAGGTTCCATACTCACATTACCACAAGCTGAGGCAGCGGGTTTTGGGGTTGCACTCTTACTCTCCTGCAGTTCTTCCGCTAGTCCACAAGTGCTGTGGAGAGAAGAGAAGCCATCAAATAAGAGGTGCAGCGAGGACGCTGAGCAACGCACCGACTCCGGCACAAACAGCTCTCACCAGTTCTTGCAGGCTTTACGTTTCTTCTCACTGCCCTCCCCACAGCCCCCGAGCCGCAAAGAAGATGGCGGCGGCAATTTCAGGTCTTCTTGGTCTAGAAGATCATCTGAGTCTAAGAGGTCCTGAAACAAATGAAAAGACTAGGATAAAATGGGCAGTAATGGAGGCAGCAAAGATAGCTCAGCCACCCACATGTCGGCCGCGATCTCAGCCCTCACCCCTCACCCCCTCCAGGCCCGTCTACATCAGCCCCAACCTAAGCCCTCACCAACCCGACTGCCCCGTCTACATCAGCCCCGACCTCCCCCCCACCCGCCTGACTGCCCGTCTACATCAACCACGACCTCAGCCCTCGCCCACCCACACCGGCCTGACCTCAGCCCTCGCTCCCCTTCCCCCACCCGGCCTGACCTTACCCCTCACCCCCCACCCCCTCCAGGCCCATCTACATCAGCCCCAACCTCAGCCCTCACCAACCCGACTGCCCCGTCTACATCAGCCCCGACCTTCCCCCCCACCCGCCCGACTGCCCCGTCTACATCAACCACGACCTCAGCCCTCGCCCACCCCCACCCACCTGACCTCAGCCCTCGCTCCCCTTCCCCCACCCGGCCTGATCTCAGCCCTTGCCCCCCGGCCTAACGGCCCCATCTCCATAAGCCCCAACTTTTGCCCTCACCCCTGACCGCCCATCTCCATCAGCACTTGCCTGACCAACCCATTTCCATCGGCCCGGACTTCAGCCCTCACCCCCAACCTGACTGCCCCATCTCCATCAGCCCTCACCCCCATCGGCCTGACTACCAGTCTCCATCTGCCCAGACTTCCACcctcaccacccccccccccccattccaacCACACCACCCCCCCCCACCAGCATCTGAATATATCCACCCCCACATGTAAGGGGAACGCACTGACCACATCCTCGTCATTCATGTCAGTGGCAGACAGCGTCCAGAGCTTCACGGCAGTCAGATCGGCAGAGGGCTTCCCTGCAGCACAAAGCCCTGGTTATTAAAGGCCCTGCCCCccagcacagccccccacacaccgtGCTCACAGCCCTCAGTCAGTACCGGGCCTCGAGTGTCTGGATAGAGACAGCTGCCGTGAGGACCCCACTTCATAGTTGGGTTTTTTAGCTGCTATTGTAACAGAGTTTACATCAGAACTGAAGGGTCCCAGAAGCCCCCCGGTTTGGTCCATCCCCTGCTCTGGAGGAATCTACAGACAAAATAGAAAGCATCCCAAGTGAGATGACACAAGGCGGCGTACCAGAAACCGGCACCCAAACCAGACAGTGCCCTCAGAAGAACTCTGCCTGGAGCACACAGGAGCGGCGTGCAGGTGCACACTTACCTGAGTTACATCAGTTAGTCCAGACAATGtgagagaggaggtgagctgtgccggGGACCGGAGACCGGAGGCGCCAACTGCAGAGAGACGACATACTGTCAGTACAGGAGCGTTGCAAAGAGAAAGAGGGGGCGGGATCAGTGGGAGGTCCTATGCAATGAGGATGGAGGGGGCGGGATCAGTGGGCGGTTCTGTGCAGTGAGCTTGGAGGGGGCGGGATCAGTGGGCGGTTCTGTGCAGTGAGGATGGAGGGGCGGGATCAGTGGGCGGTTCTGTGCAGTGAGGATGGAGGGGGCGGGATCAGTAGGCGGTTCAATGATTGGTCCTGTGCAGGGAGGATGGAGGGGACGGGATCAGTGGGCGGTTCTGTGCAGTGAGGATGGAGGGGGCGGGATCAGTAGGCAGTTCTGTGCAGTGAGGATGGGGGGGGTAGGGTCAGTGGGCGGTTCTGTGCAGTGAGGATGGGGGGGTAGGGTCAGTGGGCGGTTCTGTGCAGTGAGGATGGAGGGGGCGGGATCAGTGGGCGGTTCTGTGCAGTGAGGATGGAGGGGGCAGGATCAGTAGGCGGTTCTGTGCAGTGAGCTTGGAGGGGGTGGGATCAGTGGGCGGTTCTGTGCAGTGAGGATGGAGGGGCGGGATCAGTGGGCAGTTCTGTGCAGTGAGGATGGAGGGGGCGGGATCAGTAGGCGGTTCAGTGATTGGTCCTGTGCAGTGAGGATGGAGGGGACGGGATCAGTGGGCGGTTCTGTGCAGTGAGGATGGAGGGGGCGGGATCAGTGGGCGGTTCTGTGCAGTGAGGATGGAGGGGGCGGGATCAGTGGGCGGTTCTGTGCAGTGAGGATGGAGGGGGCGGGATCAGTAGGCAGTTCTGTGCAGTGAGGATGGGGGGGGTAAGGTCAGTGGGCGGTTCTGTGCAGTGAGGATGGGGGTGGAATCAGGGGGCAGTTCTGTGCAGGGAGGATGGAGGGGGCGGGATTAGTAGGCAGTTCAGTGATTGGTCCTgtgcagtgaggggggggggggtagggtcaGTGATGATCCGATgcagtggggagggggggggagatcaGTGATTGGTCCTGTGCAGTGAAGATGGAGGGGCGGGATCAGTGGGCGGTTCTGTGCAGTGAGGATGGAGTAGGCGGGATTAGTAGGTGGTTCAGTGAGTGGTCCGATGCAGTGAgggtgggagagggggggggggtgggatcaGTGATTGGTCCTGTGCACGCCTGTATGGTGAGGGAGGGGTAGATGTGGATGAGGGGCAGAGACGTCCTCTCTCGCTGTGTTATTCCCTTCTCACCCTCCTGGGGATCCGCGGCCCCCCGGATCAGTACGATGCCGCCAGGCTTTAAGATTCGCGCGACTTCTGCCAGAAGATCTGAGCCGTGAATGGCGGAGCTTCCAGGGACCAGACCAAGAAGGACGAGGTCAAAGCTGGAGTCTGTGTGAGAGGCTGGAGGGGAAGTAGGACGTCAGGAGGATGGATCCACCGGAACATGAAGGCAGCAGCAGCGGAGCCAGCGCAACTCACACACAATCAGCCGCTCCTCGTTCTCTACTTTCACGCTCCCGCCGGGACCTACTGACTCCTGCACCAGAGACACGAAGTCCTGCAGAGCGGCCAGAGACACGCCGCCATCCCAGGTGAGCAGAGCGTGACGACAGCTCGACAGACGATCCCTCAGCCCAGCCATCCTGCCGAGAAGAAGAGGTGACAAGtaccgccatatacacagcacaggatacagaggacaccaccgacaactccaccatcctgccgagaagaagagacaagtactgccatatacacagcacaggatacagaggacaccaccgacaactccaccatcctgccgagaagaagagacaagtactgccatatacacagcacaggatacagaggacaccaccgacaactccaccatcctgccgagaagaagagacaagtactgccatatacacagcacaggatacagaggacaccaccgacaactccaccatcctgccgagaagaAGAGGTGACAagtactgccatatacacagcacaggatacagaggacaccaccgacaactccaccatcctgccgagaagaggagacaagtactgccatatacacagcacaggatacaGAGGACACCACCAACAACaactccaccatcctgccgagaagaAGAAGAGACAAGtaccgccatatacacagcacaggatacagaggacaccaccgacaactccaccatcctgccgagaagaAGAGACAAGtaccgccatatacacagcacaggatacaGAGGATACCACCGACaactccaccatcctgccgagaagaAGAGACAAGtaccgccatatacacagcacaggatacaGAGGACACCACCGACAACTCCACCATCCTGCGAGAAGAAGAGACAAGTaccaccatatacacagcacaggatacagaggacaccactgacaactccaccatcctgccgagaagaagaagagacaagtactgccatatacacagcacaggatacagaggacaccaccgacaactccaccatcctgccgagaagaagagacaagtactgccatatacacagcacaggatacagaggacaccaccaacaactccaccatcctgccgagaagaagagacaagtactgccatatacacagcacaggatacagaggacaccaccaacaactccaccatcctgccgagaagaagagacaagtactgccatatacacagcacaggatacaGAGGACACCACCACCGACAACTAAACCATCCTGCCGAGAAGAGGAGACAagtactgccatatacacagcacaggatacagaggacaccaccgacaactccaccatcctgccgagaagaggagacaagtactgccatatacacagcacaggatacaGAGGACACCACCACCAGGGCATCACTCaatatacacagcacaggatacagaggacaccaccgacaactccaccatcctgccgagaagaggagacaagtactgccatatacacagcacaggatacagaggacaccaccgacaactccaccatcctgccgagaagaagagacaagtactgccatatacacagcacaggatacagaggacaccaccgacaactccaccatcctgccgagaagaagagacaagtactgccatatacacagcacaggatacagaggacaccaccgacaactccaccatcctgccgagaagaagagacaagtactgccatatacacagcacaggatacagaggacaccaccaacaactccaccatcctgccgagaagagacaagtactgccatatacacagcacaggatacagaggacaccaccaacaactccaccatcctgccgagaagagacaagtactgccatatacacagcacaggatacagaggacaccaccaacaactccaccatcctgccgagaagagacaagtactgccatatacacagcacaggatacagaggacaccaccaacaactccaccatcctgccgagaagaAGAGATAAGTaccaccatatacacagcacaggatacaGAGGACACCACCACCAACaactccaccatcctgccgagaagaggagacaagtactgccatatacacagcacaggatacaGAGGACACCACCACCGACAACTCCACCATCCTGCTGAGAAGAAGAGACAagtactgccatatacacagcacaggatacagaggacaccaccaccgacaactccaccatcctgccgagaagaAGAGACAAGtaccgccatatacacagcacaggatacaGAGGACATCACCGACaactccaccatcctgccgagaagaGACAAGTaccaccatatacacagcacaggatacaGAAGACACCACCGACAACTCCACCATCCTGCGAGAAGAAGAGACAAGTaccaccatatacacagcacaggatacagaggacaccaccgacaactccaccatcctgccgagaagaagagacaagtactgccatatacacagcacaggatacagaggacaccaccaccgacaactccaccatcctgccgagaagaagagacaagtactgccatatacacagcacaggatacagaggacaccaccgacaactccaccatcctgccgagaagaagagacaagtactgccatatacacagcacaggatacagaggacaccaccgacaactccaccatcctgccgagaagaagagacaagtactgccatatacacagcacaggatacagaggacaccaccaacaactccaccatcctgccgagaagagacaagtactgccatatacacagcacaggatacagaggacaccaccaacaactccaccatcctgccgagaagagacaagtactgccatatacacagcacaggatacagaggacaccaccaacaactccaccatcctgccgagaagaagagacaagtactgccatatacacagcacaggatacagaggacaccaccaccgacaactccaccatcctgccgagaagaagagacaagtactgccatatacacagcacaggatacagaggacaccaccaccgacaactccaccatcctgccgagaagaAGAGACAAGtaccgccatatacacagcacaggatacaGAGGACATCACCGATaactccaccatcctgccgagaagaagagacaagtactgccatatacacagcacaggatacagaggacaccaccaacaactccaccatcctgccgagaagaGGAGACAAGTaccaccatatacacagcacaggatacagaggacaccaccgacaactccaccatcctgccgagaagaGGAGACAAGTaccaccatatacacagcacaggatacaGAGGACACCACCGATaactccaccatcctgccgagaagaggagacaagtactgccatatacacagcacaggatacagaggacaccaccaccgacaactccaccatcctgccgagaagagacaagtactgccatatacacagcacaggatacagaggacaccaccgacaactccaccatcctgccgagaagaAGAGGAGACAAGTaccaccatatacacagcacaggatacaGAGGACACCACCACCAACaactccaccatcctgccgagaagaAGAGACAAGTaccaccatatacacagcacaggatacaGAGGACACCACCAACAACAACaactccaccatcctgccgagaagaAGAGACAAGTaccaccatatacacagcacaggatacagaggacaccaccaccgacaactccaccatcctgccgagaagaAGAGACAAGTaccaccatatacacagcacaggatacaGAGGACACCACCAACAACaactccaccatcctgccgagaagaGACAAGTaccaccatatacacagcacaggatacagaggacaccaccaacaactccaccatcctgccgagaagaGGAGACAAGTaccaccatatacacagcacaggatacagaggacaccaccgacaactccaccatcctgccgagaagaagagacaagtactgccatatacacagcacaggatacagaggacaccaccaccgacaactccaccatcctgccgagaaAAAGAGGAGACAagtactgccatatacacagcacaggatacagaggacaccaccgacaactccaccatcctgccgagaagaagagacaagtactgccatatacacagcacaggatacagaggacaccaccaccgacaactccaccatcctgccgagaaAAAGAGGAGACAagtactgccatatacacagcacaggatacagaggacaccaccgacaactccaccatcctgccgagaagaagagacaagtactgccatatacacagcacaggatacaGAGGACACCACCAACGACaactccaccatcctgccgagaagaagagacaagtactgccatatacacagcacaggatacagaggacaccaccaacaactccaccatcctgccgagaagaagagacaagtactgccatttacacagcacaggatac contains:
- the CIAPIN1 gene encoding anamorsin, which gives rise to MAGLRDRLSSCRHALLTWDGGVSLAALQDFVSLVQESVGPGGSVKVENEERLIVSSHTDSSFDLVLLGLVPGSSAIHGSDLLAEVARILKPGGIVLIRGAADPQEVGASGLRSPAQLTSSLTLSGLTDVTQIPPEQGMDQTGGLLGPFSSDVNSVTIAAKKPNYEVGSSRQLSLSRHSRPGKPSADLTAVKLWTLSATDMNDEDVDLLDSDDLLDQEDLKLPPPSSLRLGGCGEGSEKKRKACKNCTCGLAEELQESKSATPKPAASACGNCYLGDAFRCASCPYLGMPAFKPGEKVLLNSGQLQDA